The Hydra vulgaris chromosome 05, alternate assembly HydraT2T_AEP genome includes the window CTTTGTCGTTACATCGAAACTGTTACTACTAACAGTTTTATCTAATGTAAATTATTTCAACGTTTCAACGTTTCAAGGATTCAACGTTTACGTTATATAAAGAGTTAATACCGTAAGATGATCAAGTTTTAAGGGAAGTTGTTCAGACGAAAAATATGTCTCATGGTCATGCCATACGTTTTGAAACCGTGATGAATCCTACTTTCAGAAAGTAACACTTAGGGAAAAATTTTTCGAGATCTAggaaaataaatactttttttaaaaacacttaaagtCTTGTATTTTCCCTTATATTCACAATAAGTATTgtattaaatcattaaaaaatttcgaTAAGAGGTAACTCTAAAGACTAAACagtttatcaaatttaataataattgcatcaacaaatgtataataaaaaatgtaatagtCTTGGAATAATTccaaatttagaaatttttccAAGATTATTCCATATTTTAAAAGCTTGTTGTTGTTTAAGTTATTGaatgatttgtaaaaataaagtttttgacaaACATTTCAatatgaacattaaaaaaacaaccgtTAAGCCAGGTATTTCCTGTCACAAGTACTTCAATTATGAAGTACTGGTGACAGAAAATACCTGGTGTCTGAGCTAATCAAGTAGTGGAAAAGATAGAAATATCCCCAAATCAAATAGTAAAGGTTGGGATAGATAGAGgaggatttttaaaagtttatttgagtatttttgaatgtaaagtaaatgaaattaaaaccaAGTTCTCATACAAAGAGGgtttaaatgacaaaaagaGGTTTTTCATGACAAGTGTAAGGAAATGTATTTTTGATCATCGTACTTTTTGACGCAATCAAACTGTAATTATTTTCAGTTAAGTTATGTAACTAAGAACgtttttagatataaaactAACAATATTGCTAACATATACGCTTATCTGGTTAGGGGTTAGAACCGAAGAAAGTGTCTGGCTAATGAGTAAACATCTTATAATAGTTAACTAAGTAATCTGGATTTTTTTCAACCTTCATACTATAATGTAAGtacattttttgaagtttgagaGTGTCTGGCCTTGCCAGACACTCTCAAACTTTGATAAGTGCCATCTTAATAAGTGTTTGGGAATGGATGCCATAATTTCTAATACTATTACAAAGAAAATTGTAAGAAAATTACGCATTAAAATTTGACGTAGTTTAGCCGGTACACCTTTGGTACCAGTTACCAGTCAAAACCACCATGATCTAAAGTATAGTTGACCATCGTTTTTACTAGTTTTAGGAGTATGCGCTGAGAAATTTTCAGCCTTTATAAAATAACGTAGGTCTGGCGGCCACAGGCTCTTAGACTATTGCAGAAGACCAAATAgtcttatataaaaacatactaaaaaaacttttacataaaatcattacattataATGGTATAGTGATATAAATATTAGATAACAAgtatacaaatacattttttacacatttattactaatacaatttacaaatttattactaatgcaatgttgaaaatatgtttatatataataaaaaataagattttaattaagAAGCTTGCAGAgaacaaatttagaaaaaatcaataacttaatttttatacgttaaaatactctttttaatagtttttataagcaatttaagtttttaaaaatcaatattatttaaattaattagtaaaaatttattccaGATATGAGGTGCACGATAAGTAATTTTGAATTACTCaagcttttaaattattcaaaaatcaactaTCATTACTGCACtggaataaattttaatgacaatGCTAATAATATCTATAGGACTCTTTTTTTTGAATGCAATGCTAATTTCCCAAtcgttgaaaataaaataacagctAAGAGTTGCAATACACCTTGGATTACCAAAGGCGTCAAAAAATCGTCCaagattaaacaaaaactttatacaaattttttaaaaataaaaacacctaCAAGCGAAAAAATTTACCAAGActacaaaaatctatttaaaaaaaatttgcaaaaacttaaaaaaaaattattactcccaattacttaatacatttaaaaatgtattaagtAATTGGGATCAccaaatttttatctataaactTGAACGTTATTTGTCAAATCGTTAGCAATTTGTTCCGAGTAATGATGGTTATCACACCACTTGTCTTTCTATAACATGTAGAGTCCCACAAGGCTCAATTCTTAGGCCGCtcctttttctaatttatattatagatttaagtaaagcctctaaactaacaactattatgtttgcagatgatactaacttattcATATCTAagatgatactaacttattcATATCTAagatgatactaacttattcATATCTAagatgatactaacttattcATATCTAAGAGTGATATCTTTGAactctttaaaacaataaacaaagaGCTTAGACATGTATCGAGTTGGTTTATGTGTAATTATTTAGAATAAGTTTACTctaaatactaattaaataaagtggaccttattccattcgctttccaaaaagcagttttttccattaaaccaacctcaaatttttattgatcaaattgaaataaaaagggattccgtaacaaaatttttaggtgtttatcttgatgaaaacattactTGGAATCATCGTATTGACTATATAAGCGCTAGAATTTCAAAAagcataaaagttttatataaagcacgaaTCGGCcataataagaaatatttaatcaaactttattattcactTATACGCAGTTAtctaaattatgctaatattgcatAATTTAGATAACTGTGGAgaagtacagaaaaaagttgcaacgtctttatcgccgtcagaaacatgcaatccgtTTAATCTGCTTTGCAAATCGATTTTCTTAcgcaaaacaatattttattgaagtgagaattttaaatatatacgagctaaatatatataatattttatgctttgtgTACATAAGGAAAAATGAGTTGTCCCTATCTGccttcaaagatttttttactcTGAAACCtatcaacaaatacaatttgagaaatactgattttttaaataaatctttttgtcAAACatactttaatcaattttgtattgcctatcgggcaccacaccattggaataaaattgtttttccgaattttgattttgaactacccattacttttcgtctttttaaaagtaaattaaaaaccctaatttatttattagatgacgtattatgttattatttatagtatgaattaataactttgcctttactaatttgcatttataaaaaatttattcttattttgtcggtttttatactttttacttaatattttattatattttggtgcttatacgtttatataaaatattggtgagtagatccgcgtgatctctctttttattatatactatatactttGGAAACTTTAGAAGTTTGATATTGTTGTTGCGACCTTTGTTAAATGCttgtttgaatatatttaaggttctgacgacaagatcctttgatcttctttcagataccttgaTTATTTGTTATATCGTTTAgcgaaaatttttgaaagtttattacttttatttttgacaataaataattgtaattcGACCaacaaatgttgaaaataataaaaaaaaaattttctcaaaatgaGCCAGCATAAGgcaagacttaaaaaaaaatggagatgGATCTGATTCTGTTGTGTACATAAAGACAAAGAATGTCTATCTTTTGAGAAAACCAGTTCattacttcaataaaaaaagactttgttgACCCTGGATTCAGGGTCTTTCTAGTTAAAAATTGAACTTTCTAGTTAAATATtctttcgcggtgctctgtgataagaccgtaaagacttcagggagcaaattaaaaatcacacataaaaaaaaaagatcttcttAAATATGCGGTGTAAGGTATAATAAAGGAGAGAATTGTTTATATGAAGCTTTGTTATCAAACAACTAAAGATATTTTATGTGTTGCTCAAAAAAGTAGTATATATTGTCGcataataatatattgtataaaagtattctgctgtatttaaaaaaactttttggacACGAAATCTGATCTAACTTTTCGCAGTCACacgaaaaatagaaaaaagaacaaaaatgtCGGGAACTGTCAAAACTGTGCTAAAATCcagtttaattttaacttaaagtttaatGCCTTTCGGCTATCAGCCATATTATTCAAAAGTATAAATACGCCGTCTCTGCATACCTGGCAGTCTGGTAAAACCTAGATACCCGGCAAACTTTGTTTAGATAAGTGCAGTTTTTTAGTTGAAATACTAAAAGATCggtataataaagaaaattaatcccttaaaaatataataaattcataGAACACTGCtcatttttagaggttttaagttaaagttatttttacttcaaatCTTATTTAACCACTCTTTCGAGCAGGTTGACATGAAATAGAAACCGTTGAAAACGAATTAAAAAGCgcatcttttttcattttttgaccatttttctaaatatttacaaatcttCAAATAATGAGGGGGTTCTAAACTTTATGTAACTGTATCTTTTGAGcgccaaaatatattttgataaaatttgaaacctaTTTACAATTTGTGTTTGAATTcaagataaagaattttttttttcaaaaaataatttccttcAACCAGGGGGATGCAGGAGTCATTTTTCAAGGGGTGTTCTTGCCCCTGTGATCTGACTGCCGtgatttttagcaaaaaattatcattttaataaatattagcaaaataatAGTTGCAATTATCTTCTTGTCAAAAATCTATTCggaatgcaaaaaattttccaTCTCTACTGATACACACAAAACATGAATAAATCTCCGATAACAAAATCAGACAAATGAAATGCCAcaaacagtattttaaaaattataatatgaacaaaaatgaaaaagaaataggtattttttcaatctaaacatattcttgaaaaattttcttACAATCTCGTTGAACAGTATTCAACAACCATAGCTCTTAGCTTTTCACCGTGATGGTCGTATTTCTCAGATAAAACGAACCTTTTCAGTGtcttgtttaagtttttatgcaATGGTTCAGATGTTTGTTCTGATGTAATACCGAGCGAGATTTGCTGCCTTTCGAGATACTCCTTGACATGGAACCTGATTATGTGAAACTTCCATCCAAGTGAAATCTTCATTGCAAATACATCATGGACATATACTTTTAAGTGAAGCATGGACTCCACaaacttgtatattttttctttgcagGATATATCGAGTTTCATCACAAAACAACATTCAGCtaataaatcaaacaaatttaacCAAATATCAACTtgctaaaaataatagtattaacatATTCGTGTcttctaattttatttaggcTGGTAGGTCAATAGTCCCCTATCTGTACTAATTGAATTAAAAGCGATCTAAGaagtgttcaaaaaaatttaaaaagcaatgaaTTATCTCCTTTAAACCTCCTCAGGGTTTCAATACATTCCAGATATTCAATTGGAGAATAAAGTGTCATTTCGTCCAATGATCTTAAAATTTTGGCACAGTTAGGTCCATCAAAGCCACCACCATTATATCCATGCCTGATAACCGTTTTCTTTTTAAGAAACTGCTTCAGATTTTTATCAGTGAAAagaatatcaataattttactaaCATGGTGTTCATAAATATGATATTTAGGTGGTGGAATTATGTTGATAATTTCTTCAGTCAATTTCTCATCCAACAGAGATGGAtaagtaacatttttataatattgcatCTTTACACGAGGTTTGTTATCAAATTGGTATTTTTTGAATTCATCTGCTAGTGATTTGAAAGTCCTTAGAACTCCTTTTTCATCCATCGGCCCATCACAATAGCAACACGAGTATTTGCTACCATGACCCTTGATTATAGAAAATAACTTATAGGTATtgcttacttaaaatataaaatataaatgaaataagataCTTACTGATAATCCATTGATGATGTTGATCAATTTGAGGTCAGAAGCCAAGGTAAACTTCAATTGATTGAGTTGAAGGAGTTAGAAAAGTGTTTTCAGATTGTGACGATTCTCTTCTACGTTTCGAACTATGTCTAAGATAATCACTTTGTTGACCTCTGTGTACTTCTGGTTTCTTGATTGAAAATCTAATACTGATGGGTCAAACACGTTCATGACAATCTTTAGAGATCCCTGTCCTCCATCAATACCAACGCGTACAACAGAGTTAAAAATATCCATTTTTCTGAAGGAGCAAACTTCAGTTACAAGCATAGATAGGTCAGTACAATAaacaatatctttttcaaaaaagtttttactgatCTTGAGCTGACATTTTTTCACATCGTAAAACCTATTCAAGTAGCGTAACCTGTTTGTAACTTCAGCATAAGTGTTCTCCTGTATTCCAGATCGCCCAACATCCTTTCTTATCTCCTTCATTATTCCTAACACTGCATAATTTTGAAGATCATGGTTTATCTTCAAGTTCATGGTTGTTTCACTTCTTATATGCCTTATAGGTGATTGGTCTCTGTATACTTTAACAGGAAGAGCTTTTCCTCCtgttgcaagttttatttttatacaatcaCCAAcagcagatattttttttagcgtACAAGAAATAACTCTGTCAGcgatattttgattttttgaagtAACTAAGGCGTAaagattttaaacagtttttttttttgctgcaagGATGTTGAATACCAGGACCAACAATTTGACAGCATTCTGAGCAAAATGAATTTCTTTTTACGAATGTAATGTTTTCAGATTCTACGTAGGTGAATTCAGAAAGATTAAGTCTACTACTACTTTTAGTACATTGCCCTAACCAGCAGATAGTACAATTGCAGTTGccatctttttgtttaattcttcacaactttttaatttgatcaCGACCATTTATTCAGGAAGTCTCCACAGCTTTACTGATAGCTTTAcctttctgttttaaaaataagtttgtctTGCAGCTTCCGCATATTCCTGACGGATGAGACTTAGGCTCAGACTGAATCCAGGGTCCACAAAGTCTTTAATCAGATAAATCAATGAATCACTCTTCTCCAAAGATAGgcattttttgtctttattgaCACAACAGAAACATATCCATCTCCTATTTTCTAAATGAGATCTTGCTTTTTGCGACTCATTTTGtacaaaaacgtttttatttagtattttctgtattagattttttaaattttataaatcaatactctacaatattgtttaatttaaacaaattatcagACAATTGACGTAATTTATTAAGACTAATTTGTCTAATTATTGTGTTTATGCcattattttgatattagatCATTTGTAATTAgtctctaaataaaattaacttcaatTTCAGGCACAAACCACGTGATTTGCAAACAAGAGTAGAAATACCCTTGAAAAACGCCCCCTGCATCCCCCTGTTTGAGGGCaagtaatttttgaaaagaaacaaaatattatcttaaatcCCATCATATATTGTAATTAGGcttcaaattttatcaaaatatattttgacgcTCAAAAGATACAGCCACATAAAGTTTAGGACCTCCTCattatttaaaggttttaaatatttagaaaagtggtcaaaaaatgaaaaaagatgcGGTTATTAATTCGTTTTTAACGGTTTCTATTACGAGTCAACCTGATCGGAAGAGTGGTTGAAAAAAATCtgaagtaaaaataactttaacttaaaacctctaaaaatgaGCAGTGAGAAGTATAGGATATTGTATCTTCGTAACAAAGTTAAATGTTCCACACTTAACCTTATTCCGAAGCTAACAAGGAGCTTTTCAAATTACGGTAACTCCCTTCTTTTTGCATagttaaaatgaaaatgtaatCACAATTAACTTGATTAAGTTAAGAAACGCTGgtcaaaattgctttttaattatggATAAAATACGTATGCTCGTTGAAACTTTACcgctttttgaaatttaattcgttgaaattttattacttttaatttaagatttttgtcaatataaacacctaaaaaactttttgaataatgaCATTATCAATACAATAACTTGTTACTAGTAAGCAGgtgtttttacaataaatatggaagaaaaaaattcacttagtttattaataatattcaatgATAGTCTCGACTATTCAATAGTCTCGACTATTcggaaaatttgaaattttaatggaTATGCTAATAAGTAGTTTCGTAAtcctattattttaattattttcaattagtaATTTCCATAATTTGTTATCACtttcacaattttattttattatggcacataattatataatatctctgagttttgataatttctttattatcgatttagtttaataataggtttttaaattatttaaattaagtatttaaaaaaacagaattattaaaacctaatattgaaaaaaagatattattactCTAGGGATACTCGAGGGATACGTACgacttcaaaaatgttttctaaaaagttatttcaaactcaataaattaaaaatacgaaataaatatatgcacatattatttaagaaaaaacgcATAAACTTATAtctttgataaacaaacaatgtatgttttaattaaaacactttttaataaagctttttttgagTTCATAACAACTACTAACGTACAAAACAGAAGCATACTAACAAGAATgtttgcaatttaaataaaactaaacaagttTTTGTTAACTTCATTGCCAAGGTAAATACTGAAACTTCATTTACAAACGTCAGTTAAAAGCTGTTCAGTTTTTTGAAGTAGTGTCAACATTGATCGCAGAAATTGTACTTGGCTCGTCTGTTATTTGAGTGACATCTTGCAGAGGTTCTGATGCAAGCGTAACTAGATCAGTTTTGTTTGGATCTGCATTTATAATTGTAGAAAACTCAATATCAGAAGTGGAAGAAGTTGATGCAAGTTGTTCagtttcatttaaaactaaaatggtAACTTTTGATACATCAAGTGCAGAAGTCGAGCTCAATTCATCAACATGAGTGGTGACTAAGGGAGATTCAGTTACATTAGTTTCAGTTTTATTCACATCAGCAATATTAGACATAAGCGAATGAGTTGCAGGAGTTGAGGTTACATCGTTGAACGTCTGAGTAGCTAATATTGGAGCTTCGCTGGTAGTTTTGAGTTGTTCAGTTTCTTTCATTACTGAAGCAGTAAGTTTTGATACATCTGTTATAGAACTTAAAGAAAAgctttttaatatatcattggttGTTTGTGGAGAATCAGTTACAAGCGTGAGTACATCAGTTTTGTTTGCAACTGAATTAATTATTGGAGGTAATTCAGTTGCAGAAGTTGACGTTTGCGGAGTTTCGGCTTGCTGAGATTCAGTAGCAATAGAAAGTATAGGTTTGGTGAGAGCTGCAGTATTTAAGATTTGAGCTGATGCAACAGAAACAGCTAATGGCAAATCAGTAACTTGCAATGAAGAAACTTGACACAAAGTCGAGCTTTTAAAACATGCTTTGATGGTGTTATCCCAAGCTAATGAAGAAGGGCAGCTAAGTGATAATTTTTGACCATTGCTGcatataaagaatttattaCAGTTGTTTGGATCGGGGTAGTATTTGCCGTTGTCACAAGTTGTTGAAGCTgtaaaataaagtacaaaacattcaaaaggttgatccacaaaaaaaataaaacgcaGGAATAAATAATGACACACAATgatcgttttataaaaagtttttatcctCAACTTTTGAATGTTTATAGAGTACagtttaaatgtttatagtATACATTATCTagatttaatgtaaaatattgattaggtgacaaaaattttaaattattgattaaTGATAAGTTATGATAATTTCAAAAGCATTCACTTTAAAGCTTTTACCCCGTTCATACTgacaaaaaaaacgtttttgtttggaatttgttttaaattattattttaaaaagctgtATAAAACAATAGTAAAGCGAgatggttttatatatatatatatatatatatatatataagtatgtatatatatataagtatgtttatatatatatacatatatatatatatatatatatatatatatatatatatatatatatatatatatatatatatatatatatatatatatttatatatatatatatatatatatatatatatatatatatatatatatatatatacatatatatatatatatatatatttggatttatttactttaactcgttaaatatatagtacattacatatatatatttaaatgaatgaaaaaaaaattaccttgtGGGAGCGGTATAGCTTCACTTAGTATGACAGTGCATAGTAAAACAAAACAGTTCCATGAAAGactcattttttattaacgTTTTACTAGTTTCTAcagatttaaattataataaaattttaaaatttattttctatttaagaTCTTATTTGCAATAATTTACTTGCGTCAGCTACTTACTTTTAGCCAccagaattttaatttatatcgtTTACAAGTATGACAATTCATTACAACTTGATATCGGTTacaaataattaacaattacGTGGTATTATACAAATTggattaaatcaaaaataaaacattaagtATTAAAGCAAATCATTAATTGGCCATtacttaatgattttttaattaacttaaaccATCAAAATAAAGCCATTAGGGCTAgcatttatgtatttttaatttattttatttataaaaccaGAATATTACATTTCTCAACACATACAATTGCGTTGATTATTATTAGCCGtcattatacaaataataattgataaGGTTGCTTATGCCTTCTTTTTTTATGGTCAAACCCGCGTTTTTTCTAATCTAATTACAGCATCACCTGCATCAGCATCAGCATCAGCATCACCTGCACTTCCTCTCTAACTTaagaatcaaatcaaatatattctaatattagaatatatttatattagaatgtatatttatattagaatatatttatattagaatatttataaatttaatatatatattctttaaatggAATACCTTATATGAGTTACTccatttaaagaaatttacaaagtgttaatttattatataacactAAATTTGATATAATAGATCAAATAAATAGgataaaattgcaataaaatgaCTTTCATCACCAAATTTACACTTTTGTTAACACTGAAATTTTTTGGCGGTCCGTGAAATAACTCTTTTTAGTTTAATCATTGCACTTGAACATTTGTATTGTGGTCGGTTTTTATAagatatagttttatttataagaagCCATTTTGGTTCCAGttgtgaaaaaacttttattttcactaTTTCGATCACAGTATTTATGGGCGAATGTAGGATTTTTGTGGGTAATGCGATATTGTTTATTCAACCCCATTTTATTTAACACCATTTTTATACGTCTTGTTTTCAAAAAGTCGTCGCTGTTTAGGtgcacttaaaaaaaacttagtttttgtTAGAGTTGTTAACCGGAAGATTTCGTACAATtccagaaaaataaaattttttcggAAGGATATTGAGaatcaggaatttttttttgtaccgaattttacgaaacaaaaaaaaccgtcaatgttcatttcgcaaatgCAACTTACGAAATGCAGCCTTTCGCAAGTCGAATTacgaaataaaactattttgctaCTTACGAAAGTAGCGCTTACgtaagtcgcacttgcgaaacgaGCTCTTTCGCTAAACGACGTTTCgaagtctataaaaaaattttgttggtCAAACggatataattgtaaaaaagaaaatttttatataccaaaatgtttataaagaaagttttattttcagtattgcaacatttgaacattttaaggttttattttttaaaataatgataaaaaatcaaatttctttcgaaacgaaactCTTTCGCGCCGCAACTTCTGAAACAGTTCTTAACGTAAttaaaatactgattttttatatgaaattgataagtttaagttttaaaattctttaaaggaATTAAGACtttcttaaaatatactttttagaatgtcatttaatgaataagaattaaataatgaagATATCTTGAACAACGTTAACAAACGAATGTAATTGCGAAATCAGGAAACAACTCTTTTGTTGAAATCAAAAAGACCTAATTTAAGTGATGAATgctaaaacttaattatataataaaatataaaatggggCTATACAACTGCCGAAAGTTTTAAAACTCTAGCCGTTTCGGagagaagtaaaaaatttgttgtaagattttgtagcaaaaaaatggACACGTATAATACGACCTTCCCCGGGTCTTCGCCCctggaaaaaattttaacatagaAGCTCACCAGGACTATACAAACGTTGAAAGATTCAGAGCTGTAGCTAGTCTGAGAGGTAGTGATAAATTAATTGCAAGATTAAGTAAGAACTGACAACAGCCAAACAACACttaaagttcaattaaaatttgtaatggaactaaatattttactaagtttttatatataagaatataaataGTAAACCTCCATTTCTGCTAAGCCAAAGGCAATAAACAACCAAGTCGGAAGTTAACCAAAGTtgtcgatatatatatatatatatatatatatatatatatatatatatatatatatatatatatatatatatataaacactggCATAGAGACATGTTGCGTAGGGAGCGTTGCCCTTTCCCTCAAAACTAActcaaagtttcagttttttctatttaaacttTAGCTGCGTTAAGCTCCCTTAATTTCTGTTTCAGCCCCCCCCCCCATCCTCTTCCTCTATCCTAAC containing:
- the LOC124807443 gene encoding uncharacterized protein LOC124807443 isoform X2; the protein is MSLSWNCFVLLCTVILSEAIPLPQASTTCDNGKYYPDPNNCNKFFICSNGQKLSLSCPSSLAWDNTIKACFKSSTLCQVSSLQVTDLPLAVSVASAQILNTAALTKPILSIATESQQAETPQTSTSATELPPIINSVANKTDVLTLVTDSPQTTNDILKSFSLSSITDVSKLTASVMKETEQLKTTSEAPILATQTFNDVTSTPATHSLMSNIADVNKTETNVTESPLVTTHVDELSSTSALDVSKVTILVLNETEQLASTSSTSDIEFSTIINADPNKTDLVTLASEPLQDVTQITDEPSTISAINVDTTSKN